The nucleotide sequence TCTAGAGATGAAGAAACTGGGGAAGAGGGAGAAGGCTCACAAGCTGCTGGTGCACGCATTGAGTATGAACCCTGACTTTGTGGACGCCCTGACGGAGCTGGGGACCATcctggaggaagagaaggatgTCGTCCAGGCAGACCACCTCTACACCAAGGCCCTGGCCATCTCTCCATGTAACGAGCGGGCTCTGGTCAGCCGAGACCGAACTCTTCCCCTGGTGGAGGAGATCGACCAGCGTCACTTTGGCATCATTGACAGTAAAGTGCGCAGGCTTATGTCCATTCCCAAAGGCAACTCCGCACTCCGCCGGGTGATGGAGGAGACCTACTACCACCACATCTACCACACGGTGGCCATCGAAGGCAGCACACTCACTCTGTCTGAAATCCGCCACATCATCGAGACGCGTTACGCCGTCCCCGGGAAGAGCCTGCAGGAACAGAACGAGGCCATTGGCGTGGATGCGGCCATGAAGTACATCAACACCACGCTGCTGTCCAGATCAGGAGCCATCACCGTCAGTGACATCCTGGAGATTCACCGGCGGGTGCTCGGCTACGTGGACcctgtggagggagggaggctgcGCACCAGCCAGGTGTTTGTGGGCCACCACATCCCACCCCACCCTCAGGACCTGCAGAGGCACATGCAGGAGCTGGTCCAGTGGCTCAACTCCGACGAAGCCCTGCAGCTCCACCCTGTGGAGTACGCGGCTCTGGCCCACTACAAACTGGTATACGTGCACCCGTTTGTAGACGGCAACGGGCGCACGTCACGCCTGCTCATGAACCTTGTCCTCATGCAAGCGCGTTACCCACCAATTACAATCCGGAAAGAGCAAAGGGCTGAATATTACGCAGCTCTAGACACAGCCAACGAGGGTGATGTACGACCTTTCATTCGCTTTATAGCCAAATGTACAGAGATAACATTGGACACATTGTTGATTTCTACAACAGAGCACGCTGTGGGCCTGCCCGGAGCCGGCCAGGACCAGGCCTGTCTCGACTGCAAACAGACCATCCCCATCCACAACTGAGGGcaagacaggaggagaaaagaagcatGAGACACTAGCATGCAGAGATAGGTTTTGCTTGATCTAAAAATTCATTCCTATCATAAAATGTGTTAACTTGCCTTGTCCCTAGGTCATTTCCTACCTTACTGTCCCTGTGCCTCAGTTTGGGTTCTGCTGAATTCATTGAAACTGAAGCAGGATGTTGAATTGAAAgctgattttgctgtgtttaGGTTTGCTCTAGTACAAATCC is from Lates calcarifer isolate ASB-BC8 linkage group LG13, TLL_Latcal_v3, whole genome shotgun sequence and encodes:
- the ficd gene encoding protein adenylyltransferase FICD, with translation MAAVTVWRYTSGRVLGGWGPLLCVLLGSLVALLMPLVGVEDQCCATLKGIAQLRCQLWGSSQQPPAVQSTSLTVPFTALDLLPQRSKPSKEMELEAKAALQQALEMKKLGKREKAHKLLVHALSMNPDFVDALTELGTILEEEKDVVQADHLYTKALAISPCNERALVSRDRTLPLVEEIDQRHFGIIDSKVRRLMSIPKGNSALRRVMEETYYHHIYHTVAIEGSTLTLSEIRHIIETRYAVPGKSLQEQNEAIGVDAAMKYINTTLLSRSGAITVSDILEIHRRVLGYVDPVEGGRLRTSQVFVGHHIPPHPQDLQRHMQELVQWLNSDEALQLHPVEYAALAHYKLVYVHPFVDGNGRTSRLLMNLVLMQARYPPITIRKEQRAEYYAALDTANEGDVRPFIRFIAKCTEITLDTLLISTTEHAVGLPGAGQDQACLDCKQTIPIHN